One genomic segment of Flectobacillus major DSM 103 includes these proteins:
- a CDS encoding TetR/AcrR family transcriptional regulator, which produces MASKDRILRHKEEIKNNILEAACKIVKEEGWQGLSLRKIADAIEYTAPIIYEYFANKEAILQELTKQGYGVLNQSLMEAKNSKTDTAEQLEAMWLTYWEFAFANKEMYQLMFGVEMTTCQMMAYPEIKTPYRLVTATIMELMKDSTPSEDTICQKYYTYFSVVHGLISINLVGNGLSNEINHKILKDAISGITRSLMQN; this is translated from the coding sequence ATGGCAAGTAAAGACAGGATATTACGGCATAAAGAGGAAATCAAGAACAATATTCTTGAGGCAGCCTGTAAAATCGTAAAAGAAGAAGGGTGGCAAGGCTTGAGCCTACGAAAAATTGCCGATGCTATAGAATACACAGCTCCGATTATTTACGAATATTTTGCTAACAAAGAGGCTATTCTTCAAGAATTAACCAAACAAGGTTATGGGGTGCTTAACCAAAGTTTGATGGAAGCCAAAAATAGCAAAACCGATACGGCCGAACAACTAGAGGCAATGTGGTTGACTTATTGGGAGTTTGCATTTGCCAATAAAGAAATGTATCAATTAATGTTTGGTGTAGAAATGACAACCTGCCAAATGATGGCTTATCCCGAAATAAAAACACCTTATCGACTGGTTACGGCTACTATTATGGAGTTGATGAAAGATTCTACGCCTTCTGAAGATACGATTTGTCAAAAATACTATACCTACTTTTCGGTGGTACATGGGCTTATCTCAATCAATTTGGTAGGAAATGGTTTGTCTAACGAAATCAATCATAAGATACTCAAAGATGCTATTTCGGGAATAACTCGTTCGTTGATGCAAAACTAG